One Phaseolus vulgaris cultivar G19833 chromosome 2, P. vulgaris v2.0, whole genome shotgun sequence DNA window includes the following coding sequences:
- the LOC137812915 gene encoding uncharacterized protein → MDAASSSISPPLLSSSNSISIHRPAVILPGLGNNSGDYQSLKQTLNDKYGVSAVVAKVSRLDWVRNAAGLVDPNYWRGTLEPRPVLDWYLERVEEAVEEAKESAGGCETVSLIGHSAGGWLARVYMEEFGFSHISLLLTLGTPHLPPPKGVEGVIDQTRGLLDYVQRNCSKPVYTPPLKYVCVAGRFIRGSRFFANTEPAVSAPTSLVNTAATTATTAPPDATLRSRFIGQGYKQVCGEADVWGDGVVPEVSAHLEGALNICLDGVYHSPVGADDGTRPWYGSPQVLEQWVQHLLN, encoded by the coding sequence ATGGATGCAGCATCGTCCTCCATCTCTCCGCCACTCCTTTCCTCCTCAAACTCCATCTCCATCCATCGCCCCGCCGTCATTCTCCCCGGCTTAGGGAACAACTCCGGTGACTACCAGAGCTTGAAGCAGACGCTGAATGACAAGTACGGCGTTTCCGCCGTGGTGGCCAAGGTCTCGAGGCTGGATTGGGTCCGCAACGCCGCCGGTCTGGTGGATCCCAATTACTGGCGCGGCACTCTCGAACCCAGGCCCGTCCTCGATTGGTATCTGGAGAGAGTTGAGGAAGCTGTTGAAGAAGCGAAGGAAAGTGCAGGCGGTTGTGAAACGGTGTCGTTGATCGGACACTCTGCCGGAGGGTGGCTTGCACGCGTGTACATGGAAGAATTTGGATTTTCCCACATATCCCTCTTATTGACCCTTGGAACCCCTCATCTTCCACCTCCCAAAGGCGTTGAAGGGGTTATTGATCAAACAAGGGGTCTCCTTGACTATGTTCAACGCAACTGCTCCAAACCCGTTTACACCCCTCCACTCAAATACGTATGTGTAGCAGGAAGGTTTATCAGAGGCTCTCGCTTTTTCGCGAACACCGAGCCTGCAGTTTCCGCTCCCACTTCTCTTGTGAACACCGCTGCCACCACCGCCACCACTGCTCCACCTGATGCAACATTGCGTTCTCGGTTCATTGGGCAGGGATACAAGCAGGTTTGTGGGGAAGCAGATGTGTGGGGTGACGGTGTTGTGCCGGAAGTATCAGCTCATCTGGAGGGTGCGCTTAACATTTGCTTGGATGGAGTTTATCACTCACCCGTTGGTGCAGATGATGGTACAAGACCATGGTATGGTTCACCTCAGGTGTTGGAGCAGTGGGTTCAACACCTTCTTAACTGA
- the LOC137812917 gene encoding small ribosomal subunit protein eS7 yields the protein MYTSRKKIHKDKDAEPTEFEESVGQALFDLENTNQELKSDLKDLYINSAVQVDVSGNRKAVVIHVPYRLRKGFRKIHVRLVRELEKKFSGKDVILVATRRILRPPKKGSAVQRPRSRTLTAVHEAMLEDVVLPAEIVGKRVRYRIDGSKIMKVFLDPKERNNTEYKLETFAAVYRKLSGKDVVFEYPVAEA from the exons ATGTACACGTCAAGGAAGAAAATCCACAAGGATAAGGATGCCGAGCCAACTGAGTTTGAGGAGTCAGTTGGGCAG GCTTTGTTTGATTTGGAAAACACCAACCAGGAGCTTAAAAGTGATCTGAAGGACCTGTACATTAATTCAGCAGT CCAAGTTGATGTTTCTGGGAACCGCAAGGCTGTTGTTATTCATGTTCCATACAGATTAAGGAAGGGTTTCCGCAAGATTCATGTTAGGCTTGTCCGCGAGCTTGAGAAGAAGTTTAGTGGGAAG GATGTTATCTTGGTTGCCACCCGGAGAATATTGAGGCCACCAAAGAAGGGTTCTGCTGTTCAGCGTCCCCGCAGCCGTACTCTAACTGCAGTTCATGAAGCAATGCTGGAGGATGTTGTATTGCCAGCTGAGATTGTTGGGAAGCGCGTGAGGTATAGAATTGATGGATCCAAGATTATGAAG GTTTTCTTGGACCCGAAGGAGAGAAACAACACTGAGTACAAGTTGGAGACATTTGCTGCAGTGTACAGGAAGCTCTCTGGCAAAGATGTTGTGTTTGAGTATCCTGTCGCAGAGGcttag
- the LOC137812919 gene encoding AMSH-like ubiquitin thioesterase 1 isoform X2 codes for MCSSETINIAASTQKVDVDNRLALRFYYRIADNILKQADIFRAEKNIVDLYVMLLRFSSLVSETIPRHRDYRSSPQSKKEILRKKLLNSVIELEKLKPKVQQKINEFNSRREYHHHKHNGREKCHSTNLMVSPVKKQTLASYNQTKAIVPTTREIAYQGSRGQQFSSVRPVEENMRRLLLRPKEETLSRHSILGPNGLKGQWRPPASDKGVRYPTIIDLSPVEIPSLQQPLEDGSLSDKDNSISEQHRSDLESFVTQSDNSREKHADEAPSLISFEATEIPTQIEVIRQPSPPPVLAEVQDLIPAVSPHVIEEGCKTEIQTTDVRAESPLQLHISTSMMKTFMKLAKSNTDKNLETCGILAGLLKNRKFYITALIIPKQEATSSSCQATNEEEIFEVQDKQSLFPLGWIHTHPRQSCFMSSIDVHTHYSYQIMLPEAVAIVMAPTDSSRTHGIFRLTTPGGMSVIRQCPQRGFHSHNQPPDGGPIYDTCTDVYMNPDLKFDVIDLR; via the exons ATGTGTTCTTCGGAGACCATCAATATTGCTGCGAGTACGCAGAAAGTCGATGTTGATAATCGACTTGCTCTCCGATTCTACTACAGGATCGCTGACAATATCCTCAAACAG GCTGATATCTTTCGTgcagaaaaaaatattgttgatCTATATGTCATGCTCCTAAGATTTTCTAG TTTGGTCTCTGAGACAATACCACGTCACCGAGATTATAGATCATCTCCACAAAGCAAGAAAGAAATTTTGAGAAAG AAATTGTTAAATTCTGTGATTGAGCTGGAGAAATTGAAACCAAAGGTGCAACAGAAGATCAATGAGTTTAACAGCAGGCGAGAATACCACCATCACAAACACAATGGACGGGAGAAATGTCATTCAACTAATTTGATGGTTTCTCCAGTGAAAAAACAAACTTTGGCTAGTTATAATCAAACAAAG GCAATCGTACCAACTACCAGAGAGATTGCTTACCAAGGATCCAGGGGCCAGCAGTTTTCTAGTGTAAGGCCTGTGGAAGAAAATATGAGGAGACT TCTCCTACGTCCAAAGGAGGAAACTCTCTCCAGACATTCTATTCTAGGTCCCAATGGGCTTAAAGGGCAGTGGCGACCACCTGCAAGTGATAAAGGG GTCAGGTATCCAACCATCATAGATTTGTCTCCAGTTGAAATTCCAAG CCTTCAGCAACCCTTGGAAGATGGATCTCTGAGTGATAAAGATAATAGCATTTCAGAACAACATAGATCAGATTTAGAATCATTTGTTACCCAGAGTGACAACTCCCGGGAAAAGCATGCTGATGAAGCTCCTTCTCTTATCTCTTTTGAAGCAACAGAAATCCCTACTCAAATAGAAGTTATCAGACAGCCTTCTCCTCCACCCGTACTTGCTGAAGTACAAGATTTGATTCCAGCAGTGTCACCTCATGTTATTGAGGAAGGATGTAAGACAGAAATTCAGACAACAGATGTTCGTGCTGAGTCTCCTCTGCAACTACACATT TCAACTTCtatgatgaagacttttatgaaGCTAGCCAAGTCAAACACTGACAAAAATTTAGAGACTTGTGGTATTCTTGCAGGTTTGCTT aaaaacagaaaattttatattaccGCTCTAATAATCCCAAAGCAGGAGGCAACATCTAGTTCT TGCCAAGCTACAAACGAAGAGGAAATATTTGAAGTACAGGATAAGCAATCTCTTTTCCCCCTTGGATGGATCCAT ACACATCCCAGACAATCTTGTTTCATGTCATCAATTGATGTACACACCCATTACTCATATCAG ATTATGCTTCCAGAAGCTGTTGCAATAGTTATGGCACCAACAGACAGTTCAAG AACCCATGGCATTTTTCGGTTGACAACCCCTGGTGGAATGTCGGTCATAAGACAATGCCCGCAACGTGGCTTTCATTCACATAATCAGCCTCCAGATGGTGGCCCCATTTACGATACATGCACAGATGTTTACATGAACCCAGATTTAAAATTTGATGTCATTGATCTTCGATGA
- the LOC137812920 gene encoding mitochondrial inner membrane protease ATP23-like → MDENDLSSADFPRNRGATVEQCQRMIHKSLLSPQVRFLREQLEKAGCLVGDNFIKAVKCNETGIAGGYTKGEGIVVCCNEMESQDDVDQVLKHELIHVFDDCRAANLEWTKCAHHACSEIRAGHLSGDCHLKRELLKLTSLKIRGHEQECIRRRVMKSLSANPYCYGAAKSAVESVWDVCYNDTEPYDRAP, encoded by the exons ATGGATGAAAACGATCTCTCTTCCGCCGACTTTCCCAGAAACCGCGGCGCAACCGTGGAGCAGTGCCAACGCATGATTCATAAGAGCCTCCTTT CTCCGCAGGTGAGGTTCTTGAGGGAACAGTTGGAGAAAGCTGGGTGTCTCGTAGGTGATAATTTCATCAAAGCTGTTAAATGCAACGAGACCGGAATCGCCGGTGGTTACACTAAGGGTGAAGGG ATAGTTGTGTGCTGCAACGAGATGGAATCTCAAGATGATGTTGATCAGGTGTTAAAGCATGAACTTATTCATGTTTTTGATGACTGTCGTGCTGCAAACTTGGAATGGACAAAATGTGCTCACCATGCTTGTAGCGAG ATAAGAGCTGGTCATCTAAGTGGTGATTGTCATTTGAAACGCGAACTTCTTAAATTAACTTCCTTGAAAATTCGAGGGCATGAACAA GAATGCATCAGAAGAAGAGTTATGAAATCATTGTCTGCAAATCCTTATTGCTATGGTGCGGCGAAGTCTGCTGTGGAATCTGTATGGGATGTTTGCTATAATGATACAGAGCCTTACGACAGAGCTCCGTGA
- the LOC137812919 gene encoding AMSH-like ubiquitin thioesterase 1 isoform X1 — protein sequence MCSSETINIAASTQKVDVDNRLALRFYYRIADNILKQADIFRAEKNIVDLYVMLLRFSSLVSETIPRHRDYRSSPQSKKEILRKKLLNSVIELEKLKPKVQQKINEFNSRREYHHHKHNGREKCHSTNLMVSPVKKQTLASYNQTKAIVPTTREIAYQGSRGQQFSSVRPVEENMRRLLLRPKEETLSRHSILGPNGLKGQWRPPASDKGVRYPTIIDLSPVEIPSLQQPLEDGSLSDKDNSISEQHRSDLESFVTQSDNSREKHADEAPSLISFEATEIPTQIEVIRQPSPPPVLAEVQDLIPAVSPHVIEEGCKTEIQTTDVRAESPLQLHISTSMMKTFMKLAKSNTDKNLETCGILAGLLKNRKFYITALIIPKQEATSSSCQATNEEEIFEVQDKQSLFPLGWIHVSSVFCTYSSHNLICLSSLVATLIYIILHCQTHPRQSCFMSSIDVHTHYSYQIMLPEAVAIVMAPTDSSRTHGIFRLTTPGGMSVIRQCPQRGFHSHNQPPDGGPIYDTCTDVYMNPDLKFDVIDLR from the exons ATGTGTTCTTCGGAGACCATCAATATTGCTGCGAGTACGCAGAAAGTCGATGTTGATAATCGACTTGCTCTCCGATTCTACTACAGGATCGCTGACAATATCCTCAAACAG GCTGATATCTTTCGTgcagaaaaaaatattgttgatCTATATGTCATGCTCCTAAGATTTTCTAG TTTGGTCTCTGAGACAATACCACGTCACCGAGATTATAGATCATCTCCACAAAGCAAGAAAGAAATTTTGAGAAAG AAATTGTTAAATTCTGTGATTGAGCTGGAGAAATTGAAACCAAAGGTGCAACAGAAGATCAATGAGTTTAACAGCAGGCGAGAATACCACCATCACAAACACAATGGACGGGAGAAATGTCATTCAACTAATTTGATGGTTTCTCCAGTGAAAAAACAAACTTTGGCTAGTTATAATCAAACAAAG GCAATCGTACCAACTACCAGAGAGATTGCTTACCAAGGATCCAGGGGCCAGCAGTTTTCTAGTGTAAGGCCTGTGGAAGAAAATATGAGGAGACT TCTCCTACGTCCAAAGGAGGAAACTCTCTCCAGACATTCTATTCTAGGTCCCAATGGGCTTAAAGGGCAGTGGCGACCACCTGCAAGTGATAAAGGG GTCAGGTATCCAACCATCATAGATTTGTCTCCAGTTGAAATTCCAAG CCTTCAGCAACCCTTGGAAGATGGATCTCTGAGTGATAAAGATAATAGCATTTCAGAACAACATAGATCAGATTTAGAATCATTTGTTACCCAGAGTGACAACTCCCGGGAAAAGCATGCTGATGAAGCTCCTTCTCTTATCTCTTTTGAAGCAACAGAAATCCCTACTCAAATAGAAGTTATCAGACAGCCTTCTCCTCCACCCGTACTTGCTGAAGTACAAGATTTGATTCCAGCAGTGTCACCTCATGTTATTGAGGAAGGATGTAAGACAGAAATTCAGACAACAGATGTTCGTGCTGAGTCTCCTCTGCAACTACACATT TCAACTTCtatgatgaagacttttatgaaGCTAGCCAAGTCAAACACTGACAAAAATTTAGAGACTTGTGGTATTCTTGCAGGTTTGCTT aaaaacagaaaattttatattaccGCTCTAATAATCCCAAAGCAGGAGGCAACATCTAGTTCT TGCCAAGCTACAAACGAAGAGGAAATATTTGAAGTACAGGATAAGCAATCTCTTTTCCCCCTTGGATGGATCCATGTGAGTTCAGTTTTCTGTACATATTCATCGCATAATTTAATTTGCTTGTCTTCCCTTGTTGCAACACTCATATATATAATTCTGCATTGCCAGACACATCCCAGACAATCTTGTTTCATGTCATCAATTGATGTACACACCCATTACTCATATCAG ATTATGCTTCCAGAAGCTGTTGCAATAGTTATGGCACCAACAGACAGTTCAAG AACCCATGGCATTTTTCGGTTGACAACCCCTGGTGGAATGTCGGTCATAAGACAATGCCCGCAACGTGGCTTTCATTCACATAATCAGCCTCCAGATGGTGGCCCCATTTACGATACATGCACAGATGTTTACATGAACCCAGATTTAAAATTTGATGTCATTGATCTTCGATGA
- the LOC137809834 gene encoding uncharacterized protein: MCSEIVPPRFSFSHDVSELPKKQDVSRKDTMLLGSNHEFEFSTGRSLEFESSSADELFSNGVILPIQMQQKRNTTRKHTLYGEAPYMRLPPLPCSPIVDRMKKESIREVLAVNDKKTHSFWGFSRSKSLSCDTKKSFMSYSPPLSRSNSTGSVAVPKRVNSSRQHSAAKPLTSSSFSTLNLYPVQRSRSGKGYGRFYGNGVWISPVLNLPTPCISKASASLFGLGSFLRVGRAKKSTK; the protein is encoded by the coding sequence ATGTGTTCTGAAATAGTTCCCCCTCGTTTTTCTTTTTCCCATGATGTCTCTGAGCTACCAAAGAAACAAGATGTGTCACGCAAAGACACTATGCTTCTGGGGTCAAATCATGAGTTTGAGTTCAGCACTGGCAGAAGCCTCGAGTTTGAATCATCTTCTGCTGATGAACTTTTCTCCAATGGGGTGATTCTTCCCATTCAGATGCAGCAAAAGAGAAACACTACTCGGAAACACACCCTTTATGGGGAAGCTCCTTACATGAGACTTCCTCCACTCCCATGTTCCCCTATTGTTGACAGAATGAAGAAAGAGAGCATTAGAGAAGTTTTAGctgtgaatgataagaaaacTCACTCTTTCTGGGGGTTCAGCAGAAGCAAAAGTCTTAGTTGTGACACAAAGAAAAGCTTCATGTCTTATTCACCTCCTTTGTCAAGGAGCAACTCAACTGGGTCAGTGGCAGTTCCAAAGAGAGTGAATTCAAGCAGGCAGCATTCAGCTGCTAAGCCACTAACATCTTCAAGTTTTTCAACCTTAAATTTGTATCCTGTGCAAAGGTCTCGTTCTGGTAAGGGTTATGGTAGGTTTTATGGCAATGGTGTTTGGATTAGTCCTGTTTTGAACCTACCAACTCCTTGCATTTCTAAAGCAAGTGCTAGTCTCTTTGGGTTGGGTTCTTTTTTACGTGTGGGGAGGGCCAAGAAAAGCACCAAGTGA
- the LOC137812918 gene encoding putative calcium-transporting ATPase 13, plasma membrane-type, protein MKMVKPYINPMTCKKRWRMAFNAISFVKALSIQTPRLLRSLSYLAIDVQQHHVHSPRVKRFNVDNELLSHMVRDKTLESLTQFGGVEELAALLETDFKRGISDEKDDLDHRKRVFGVNVFAKPPCKGFFSFVLESFKDTTIIILLGCAMLSLGFGIKQHGWRDGWYDGGSIILAVILVIIVSSVSNFNQSRQFKKLSAKSENRGVEVVRGGRRQSVSIFDVVVGDIAYLKIGDQVPADGVFLEGYSLKVDESSMTGESDHVHVNADTNPFLLSGTKISDGFAYMIVTSVGMNTAWGEMMGSLAREVNEETPLQVRLNKLTSAIGKVGLLVAALVLVVSMIRYFTGSTRDDFGNREFVGRKTKFDDVMNAVVGIVAAAVTIVVVAIPEGLPLAVTLTLAYSMKKMMRDNAMVRRISACETMGSATTICTDKTGTLTMNEMQVTEVWVGNREIAEGGYLAPSFVQLLKEGIGLNTTGSVYQPQETSLPEISGSPTEKALLSWAVVDLGMDIDVVKQHCEIIHVETFNSEKKRSGILMKNRGSNRIVTHWKGAAEMILAMCSNYYDQTGEILILDDEERVQIEKIVKGMATKSLRCIALAQKRSNGQLCEKLEETELTLLGILGLKDPCRPGVEAAVESCRNAGVKIKMITGDNVHTAKAIASECGILDPSEELDEDAVVEGFQFRNYSHEERMDKIDRIRVMARSSPFDKLLMVQCLKQKGHVVAVTGDGTNDAPALKEADIGLSMGIEGTEVAKESSDIVILDDNFSSVVTVIRWGRCVYKNIQKFIQFQLTVNVAALVINFVAAVSSGKVPLTAVQLLWVNLIMDTLGALALATEQPTNDLMKMAPVGRVEPLITRVMWRNLISQALYQVLVLLVLQFRGRSIFDVTEKVKNTLIFNAFVLCQVFNEFNARELEKKNIFQGLGKNRLFIVIVGLTVALQVVMVEFLKKFASTERLTLEQWGICVGIGALSWPIGLLVKCIPVVCKK, encoded by the coding sequence ATGAAGATGGTGAAACCCTACATAAACCCTATGACATGCAAGAAGAGGTGGAGAATGGCCTTCAATGCCATCTCTTTCGTCAAAGCTCTCAGCATCCAAACCCCGAGGCTCTTGCGCTCATTATCGTATCTCGCCATTGATGTTCAACAACACCACGTGCATTCCCCACGTGTCAAACGTTTCAATGTTGATAACGAACTTCTCAGTCACATGGTAAGGGACAAGACGCTCGAGTCTCTCACCCAGTTTGGAGGTGTCGAGGAACTCGCTGCACTTCTTGAAACCGATTTCAAGCGTGGGATAAGCGACGAAAAGGATGATCTTGATCACCGAAAACGTGTCTTCGGTGTGAATGTTTTCGCCAAACCTCCGTGTAaaggttttttttcttttgttcttgaATCTTTTAAGGACACCACTATTATCATCCTTTTGGGTTGTGCTATGCTTTCTCTTGGGTTTGGGATAAAGCAGCATGGGTGGAGGGATGGATGGTACGATGGAGGAAGCATCATATTGGCGGTTATTCTCGTCATTATTGTCTCATCCGTGAGCAACTTCAACCAATCTAGACAGTTCAAGAAGCTTTCTGCGAAGAGTGAGAACAGAGGAGTGGAGGTGGTACGAGGTGGTCGACGCCAGAGTGTGTCAATCTTTGATGTGGTGGTTGGTGACATTGCGTACTTGAAGATCGGTGATCAGGTTCCGGCTGATGGAGTGTTTTTGGAGGGGTATTCGTTGAAGGTGGACGAATCTAGCATGACGGGGGAGAGTGATCACGTGCATGTGAACGCTGACACGAACCCTTTCTTGTTATCTGGCACAAAGATCAGTGATGGTTTTGCATACATGATTGTCACTTCTGTGGGTATGAACACTGCATGGGGTGAAATGATGGGTTCGTTAGCGAGAGAGGTTAATGAGGAGACACCTTTGCAAGTGCGTCTTAATAAACTGACTTCTGCTATTGGCAAAGTTGGGTTGTTGGTGGCTGCACTTGTTTTGGTTGTATCTATGATACGTTACTTCACGGGCAGTACAAGAGATGATTTTGGGAACAGAGAATTCGTTGGGAGGAAGACCAAGTTTGATGATGTTATGAATGCGGTTGTCGGGATTGTTGCTGCGGCTGTGACAATTGTGGTGGTGGCCATTCCAGAAGGGTTGCCTCTGGCTGTTACTTTGACTCTGGCTTATTCCATGAAGAAAATGATGAGAGATAATGCCATGGTTAGGAGAATCTCTGCTTGTGAGACAATGGGGTCAGCAACAACAATCTGCACTGATAAAACAGGTACTCTTACGATGAATGAGATGCAGGTGACTGAGGTTTGGGTGGGGAACAGGGAAATAGCTGAAGGTGGGTATTTGGCGCCGAGTTTTGTGCAACTATTGAAAGAAGGAATTGGGTTGAATACTACTGGAAGCGTTTACCAGCCCCAAGAAACCTCACTGCCAGAAATTTCAGGTAGTCCAACTGAGAAAGCGTTGCTTTCTTGGGCTGTGGTGGATTTAGGGATGGACATTGATGTGGTGAAGCAGCATTGTGAAATCATTCACGTGGAGACGTTTAACTCTGAGAAAAAGAGAAGTGggattttgatgaagaatagAGGGAGCAACAGGATCGTTACACATTGGAAGGGTGCTGCTGAGATGATATTGGctatgtgttcaaattattaTGACCAGACAGGGGAAATCTTGATCTTGGATGATGAAGAAAGGGTTCAGATTGAGAAGATTGTGAAGGGCATGGCTACCAAAAGTTTGCGATGCATTGCCCTTGCCCAGAAGAGATCCAACGGGCAGCTCTGTGAAAAGCTTGAAGAGACAGAACTAACACTGTTGGGAATACTTGGATTGAAAGACCCTTGTAGGCCAGGAGTTGAAGCAGCAGTTGAATCATGCAGGAATGCTGGAGTGAAGATCAAGATGATTACAGGAGATAATGTGCATACAGCTAAGGCAATAGCCTCTGAATGCGGAATTCTTGATCCTAGTGAAGAATTGGATGAAGATGCTGTGGTTGAAGGGTTTCAATTCAGAAATTATTCTCACGAGGAAAGAATGGATAAGATTGACAGAATCAGAGTCATGGCCAGATCATCTCCATTTGACAAGCTTCTGATGGTTCAATGTTTAAAGCAGAAGGGTCATGTGGTGGCAGTCACAGGTGACGGCACAAATGACGCACCTGCTCTAAAAGAAGCAGATATTGGACTTTCCATGGGAATAGAAGGCACTGAAGTGGCAAAAGAGAGCTCAGATATTGTTATCCTTGATGACAATTTCTCTTCTGTGGTTACAGTAATCAGGTGGGGAAGATGTGTGTACAAAAACATTCAGAAGTTTATTCAGTTTCAGCTCACAGTGAATGTTGCTGCACTGGTCATCAACTTTGTAGCTGCAGTTTCTTCTGGTAAAGTGCCTCTTACAGCAGTCCAGCTTTTGTGGGTAAACCTGATAATGGATACTCTTGGAGCTTTGGCCTTAGCCACTGAGCAGCCTACTAATGATCTCATGAAGATGGCGCCTGTTGGTAGAGTTGAGCCACTTATAACTAGAGTTATGTGGAGAAACCTCATTTCACAGGCATTATACCAAGTTCTGGTGTTGCTGGTTTTACAATTCAGGGGAAGATCAATCTTTGATGTTACTGAGAAGGTGAAGAACACCCTTATTTTCAATGCTTTTGTCCTCTGCCAAGTGTTCAATGAGTTCAATGCAAGGGAGCTGGAGAAGAAGAACATATTTCAGGGACTTGGTAAGAATAGGTTGTTCATTGTAATTGTTGGCCTAACTGTTGCTCTTCAGGTGGTGATGGTTGAGTTTCTGAAGAAGTTTGCCAGTACTGAGAGATTGACTTTGGAGCAATGGGGTATCTGTGTTGGCATTGGAGCTTTGTCTTGGCCAATTGGTCTGCTGGTGAAGTGTATCCCAGTTGTTTGCAAGAAGTAG